GTCTGAGATGCTGCATAATGTACTTCTGTTTCTATTAAAACCATCTGCGCTAATGCCATAAAACAACATAATACGCATATAAAAACAGGAAAAACTAATGAAGTTTCTACGGTTATCGATGCTCTGGAGGAGCCAAAGCAGGATGCTCTGTTTCTCTTAAGTAAAATCCATCTTTCGACTCGTGCCTGGAGAGGCTTTTCTTTTCCTATTAATTTATTTTTCGAACATAGAACATTACACATACCCAAAAAGGAGTTTTTTATTATGTGTCTTAAAAAGAGCACCCTGCTTCACCCCCTCTTCGAGCAGATACTCTTAAAAAAATATCTGCCCGATTTTCACTAATAACTAACCTGCTTTTCAAACTTCATTTTTACTGATCCAAAAGAAAGGCTTCCCTTCCATTTATAGGAAAACAGACAATTTTCCATTAAAAAACCTGCTTCTTTACACGCTGTGTTTTCCTGCATAATATCCATCATGCGATAACATAGTATCGTAGAATTCCCTTTCATAAAAAGTAAGACTTTCAGATAATCCTTATATGATATATTGTGTTTTCCTTTTTTTACGGTCTTCTTTTCCTTTAACTGCTTTACCATTGTTTTCAGTTCCAGATTCCAGTTTCCTCTGTCCTTTGTTAATGAAATCTCCCCTCCTTCAAATAATGTGTGCAGCTCCAGAAGAGATTCCCCATAGCTTAAAACCGCTCTCAACATCATCTGCACTGCCTTTGCGGTCTGTGGTATTCCCACAACACCGGTTAGTGCCGAAGCCATTAGATTCACCTGGGACTGTATTTCCGCATCCCTGCCTGTAAAAATGTAATTATTTATAAATCGTAACAAAAGAATATCATTCGCCACTCTTTTAAGATTATCCAGATCGGAGGGCTGTCCTTTGATTAGATATTCTTTTTCATATGCCAGAACCTGTTCCTGCACATCGTTCTTTTCTTCTTTTTCTTCTTTTCCTTCTCTTCCTTCCTCACTGTAATCTAAAAAACATTCTTCTATATATGGAACAATATAGTTCTCTTTTGTCCACAATGTACTGTTCGTATTGATGGAGAAATCCACAGAAAGCATACTTTTTATCCCCTTTAATCCTGATCCGGAAAACAAAAATTCCTCAACTTTGTGTTCTTCTTGTTCTCTTTTTTTCGCTCTTGATGGCAGATTCTCCTCTGGAATACTTTTTCGGGAAAGCTGTTCTGGATGATCGGAAACATAAAATAAAATTCCTGTCTTTGTCAGAAGCTGTAACGCTTCCTTAATCTCCTTCCACGTTGTACGTTCTTTCTGTACTTCCTGGCTCACTGTTTCTTCCTCTGCTGTATCTTCTACTTTATTTTCCTCACTTTGCTCAATGTTACCTGTCTCTTCCTCCGCTTCATTTTGATATTCTTTTCTATCTACATTGTTCTTTTTTACATTATTTATGAGCTGCTTTAATGTATCCTTCACCTTCTCTTCCTGACGGTACTTCATCCATTCCCGAATCTCATGTTTAAGATAAAGTCCATCTTCTTCTACTGCTGTCACTTCTTCTGTCATCTTAAGAGAATTACAGAAGACATTAAAAAATGAATTCCCTGAAAAATACTGGTCCATATCTGCCTTCCCATCAGATAGAATATAATTTTTCTCTCGTGGATCAAGAAAAAATATATGATATTTATTAAAGAGTTCTCTGTCATAATTCGCAAGAATATTCTCTCCGGCATTCTTTACCGCGTCTTCCCCCAGTGCACTTGCACTATAACTGGATACCCCTTCTACAACAACAAAACTAAATCCTATAAGAACAATCAGCAGGAGAGATAAAAAAACTGTTATCTGTCCCTTTTCCTCAAATATCACTGTAATCTTCTTGCTGCTATATCTTAATTGCCCAGACAAATGTCTACCGAACAGAGCCTGCATTTTTCTGTATTGTGGAGAAAATGGATGCTACCACTCCTTTAATATTCGTCTGAAAAATAATGACGAGACCGATAAGGACAACGATAATTAATATAACTTCCACCACTCCCATTCCATCCTGGGAAGCCAGAATCATCCTCAGTCGATTTCTGCCTGCCGGCACATCCTTTTTCTCGCACCGCTTTGTAAATCTTCTTTTTACTACTGAAAAACACATAGCTATTCCTCCTATCTTTTTGAAAATCTAAAATCCCTGAAACCGAATCAACGCCGGATACATTACAAGTAACATTACCTGACACAGTAATACGATCATCGGAAAAAGTAATCGAGTTGCGGCCTCCTCTCCTTCCTGCTTTGCTCTCTCCACCCGTCTTTGAAATGCTTCCCTTTCTTCTGCCTCCATCATCGCTGATGCTTCTTTAGAACCCTTTGTAAAACTTTGCACCAGAATCAGAGCCAGCTTTTGGTAAGCTTCTGAATGAAACTGCATTCCCCAGTTCTGACAGGCTTCTTTTTGACTCATTCCGTTATTCATCTGCTGTTCCATGAGTAGAACCCTCTCAAACGCATACTTTTTCTGTTTCGCATCTCCTTCCTTCTGTTTTTGATAATTACAGCCAATTCTTCTCACTGCGGAAAGAAAAGATAAACCCGCTCCCATGTACAATGTAAGAAGATGAACAATCACAGGAAAATCTTTCTCTGCTTCTTTACGATGTCTCTCGCCCTCTTCCTTTAGTTTCAAATAATTATGTACAGGTATACATAAACACATCACAAGAAATAAAACCGCAGCTCCTCTTCCTCCTGCTTCCTGCTGCCCCGCCCTGATCTTGGCATCTCCATAAGAAGATGGTATTTTAACATCTGACTCATGACGGCTTGCTCTCTCTGTTCTTTTCAAATACTTCTGCACCTGGTAAAACGCACTCTTCCTAGAAGAAGCTTCTTTTGGAACAATAGAAATCTTATACTTTCTCTTCTCCTTATACTCTCGGTAATGTGCTGTCACTATAATATATCTGCTATGACATTCTCCTTTATGTAACGGTGTCTGTACTTCCTCACTTAACGTTCCGTCTAAATGAATGGAGCCGTCTTCCGGCAATTCATACGTAATTTCAAACGGATATCCTGCAATACTTTCCGGGAGACTCAAAGCTTCACTTACTTTATACAAAGAAGGATTCTTTCCCCTCATCTCCTTTTTTAGTTGTTTAAAAAAAGCTTTATATACTTTTTGTCGTTCTTTTAATGAAATCTTCTGTTCCTCTAACTTATATTGTATCTGTTTTTTCTTATTACCTTTTTGTAAAGAAATCTGAACTTCCTTTGTCCCCTGTCCAAAGGGATTGCGCTTTAGCAAAATATAATCCGGTTTGAAAATATGCCAGGCAAGAACAACCGCTAACAACAGACCTCCGATCATAACTTCTATAAGGATAATCTTTCCCTGCTTTAAAAGAAACTGCTCTGTCCTTCTATATAATTCCTGTTCTGACTCTGCATATTGTTCCTGCATATTCCTTTTTACATTCTGCTTGAGGCGCTGTCTAAAACGAAAAGGAAGCCTGTTCCAAATAGTATATAAAAATCGTTCTGACATAAAAATTTCCGCCTCCACTGATGCTGATTATATTTTGGTGATTCTTCCTTATCTGTGAATACCAAAACAACGAATTCTGAAACTTTTCTGCATGCTATCTTAAAATTGAATATCCATAATTTTATCTGACCAGAAAAAGCATGCTACTGTAATACCAATCATCGCTGACATAATCAGATGTCCTGCAGCGGATTTATAAAAACAGGCAACATATTCCGGGTTTGCCAAGCGAAGATATACCAAAATGAAAAACGGCATAGACAACATAATATTCTTCTCAAAAAGCTTTCCGCTAAGAAGAACCCGAATCTCTTCTTCCGTATCCATCTTATACTTCAAGTGCTGCATTGTCCTTTTCAAAATCTCCACTACGTTCCCACCTGTACTTTGCACAATCTCTATCACAACCGCAAACTGTCTCGCTTCCTCCAGATTCGTACGCTCCGCAAAATCCATAAAAAGCTGTTCTAACGCAATATGCAGATCAATTCCCTGCACGATTCTTCTCATCTGCCCAAGCATTGGATTCTGCTCCCCTTCATATAGACTTTCCAATTCTCTTAGCGCGATCCTGCAGGAATTATTAAGAGAATATCCGG
This Anaerobutyricum hallii DNA region includes the following protein-coding sequences:
- a CDS encoding DUF5702 domain-containing protein codes for the protein MIFEEKGQITVFLSLLLIVLIGFSFVVVEGVSSYSASALGEDAVKNAGENILANYDRELFNKYHIFFLDPREKNYILSDGKADMDQYFSGNSFFNVFCNSLKMTEEVTAVEEDGLYLKHEIREWMKYRQEEKVKDTLKQLINNVKKNNVDRKEYQNEAEEETGNIEQSEENKVEDTAEEETVSQEVQKERTTWKEIKEALQLLTKTGILFYVSDHPEQLSRKSIPEENLPSRAKKREQEEHKVEEFLFSGSGLKGIKSMLSVDFSINTNSTLWTKENYIVPYIEECFLDYSEEGREGKEEKEEKNDVQEQVLAYEKEYLIKGQPSDLDNLKRVANDILLLRFINNYIFTGRDAEIQSQVNLMASALTGVVGIPQTAKAVQMMLRAVLSYGESLLELHTLFEGGEISLTKDRGNWNLELKTMVKQLKEKKTVKKGKHNISYKDYLKVLLFMKGNSTILCYRMMDIMQENTACKEAGFLMENCLFSYKWKGSLSFGSVKMKFEKQVSY
- a CDS encoding Flp1 family type IVb pilin; amino-acid sequence: MCFSVVKRRFTKRCEKKDVPAGRNRLRMILASQDGMGVVEVILIIVVLIGLVIIFQTNIKGVVASIFSTIQKNAGSVR
- a CDS encoding type II secretion system F family protein, which codes for MDKCKENVIFFLAGEMGLLLLNILCYGDMYWMIPEQVLMVPCFKILKERKKKKEQQLYQKGFQDLLQSLLTSLQAGYSLNNSCRIALRELESLYEGEQNPMLGQMRRIVQGIDLHIALEQLFMDFAERTNLEEARQFAVVIEIVQSTGGNVVEILKRTMQHLKYKMDTEEEIRVLLSGKLFEKNIMLSMPFFILVYLRLANPEYVACFYKSAAGHLIMSAMIGITVACFFWSDKIMDIQF